In Ruminiclostridium josui JCM 17888, the genomic window TGAAAAAAATCTTACTAAGCGAATACTATTTGCCAATCCAAAAGTACTGGCCTTTGTATTAAATTTAAAGGTAGGACAAACCCTGCCTGTACACAAACATGAAAATTCAGAACTAATTTACTACGTTCTTACAGGCAGCGGTCAAGTCAGAATAAATGATAATGTGTCTGAAATCTCTTTTGGCTCAGTAGGCACTGCCAGTGGTCAGGACAATTTCAGTATTCCTTTGGTAAAAGAAGATTTAAGTCTTTATGTTACAATCAGCCCTAATCCGTCAAATGAAATGTACTCAAAAGAAATAG contains:
- a CDS encoding cupin domain-containing protein, coding for MELKNIQDSMVFNEKNLTKRILFANPKVLAFVLNLKVGQTLPVHKHENSELIYYVLTGSGQVRINDNVSEISFGSVGTASGQDNFSIPLVKEDLSLYVTISPNPSNEMYSKEID